Genomic DNA from Puntigrus tetrazona isolate hp1 chromosome 6, ASM1883169v1, whole genome shotgun sequence:
tttttttcctcttgtgaaCATATGGtctaaaatattacacaagGTCATAAAACATATAgtcataaatattacatatttaccCAGGGTACCTACTGTTCTAGTTGGGAACAAAAAAGACCTTCACATGGAAAGGTAAGGATATACTGTGTATTCCCCTTTTGACTAAGCAcctaaacacactttttttttttaatcttaacaAATACTTAGACTTGGTAGAATAGCGATTTGGGTAAATGAATGAGATTAACTTTATTAGCATTCAtcagtgtgttttaatgtctttttgatATGCAGCAATATGAGTGAGGGCAGCTGTAAAGGGAATGAGAAGTTTGGTAGGGACAGGTTTCCACTCTCATGATCTCCCTCGCTTTTATTTTAGAGTGATTAAACCAGAAGAGGGAAAGAAGCTTGCGGACTCTTGGGGTGCCGCTTTTATGGAGTCGTCTGCTAAGGAAAATCAGGTAAAGAACGTTTGCTTGTTTTACAAGATGTACACACTTTAGTTTTCTGTACAGTACGGACATTTGCGTATATGTTATTCTTAAAAAACCCCATGTATTTTACAGACAGCCGTAGAGGTTTTCAAAAGGATTATTCTGGAAATGGAAAAAGTGGATGGAAATGCCCCATCAGAGGAGAAGAAGTGTGCTGTGATGTAAGGCATTCAGTAAACTCCCAGGCTGAAGTTGAGAGACACATCACCATGCCATTAATTATTGCGGAGCGGTTCAGTAACAGGTCCTCTCCTGATGaattatttccaaatgcagGCAGATTTTTAAGCAAATCAGTACTGTTCAAAACCAACATCAACAAACATTCTTCTAAAAAATCAGTATTGGGAATTCAATATTAAGGCTAAAATTACTGTAAACgtactgtaaaaattatttaaaatctccCATCTCTATTACTTAAAGCTTTGTTGACTGACTTTAATGTTTAATCTGACGGGTACTAACCTGTCTGCAATCTACGGTGTCACATTATTTCAGCAGTCCACAGTTGCTCCTATTTGGagtttgttgggttttttttttttttgctttccctCTGACAACTATTTACTAATTTTACTTATCTTGAGTAAccagcaaaattaaaatgtgtatcaGTAgtccatttaaattttagtttttacagaGACTTGTTGAGACTGCACACATTAACAGCTTTCCTCTTCCTAGTGGAGTATGTgaacagtgtgtgtatatatatatatatatatatatatatataagacgaTGTAAACCACATCCTAAAAGATCCACTGTTCACACTGTTGGTTTTACACACAATCAAGTGACTACAAGAACTGTATTCTTTCTAAACCTTCAGTATAAAGTAAATATGAGATCTTTAAAACTTTGTTAGAGTTCTATTTGTGAGacttagccttttttttttttttcatttgttggaAGTGTTTTGCTTTTGATTCATCTTGGTTAACTTTAATGATGCCCTACAACCGTTTTACTCATGCCACTGTTAGCATAAACTATCTTTATGTGGCATACAAAGTGTTTGTGAGGAAAAATCCACGATTTTAGTATGATGCTGAAATTCATACAGGCCATTTAGCGTTTGTGAGGGCGTAGTCTAATATTTACTTAGTTACCAAGGACCAGTCGATTCATGATGAACAGTCCCCCCCCGTGGAGTCGTATAAGCTTGATCTTCATTTGAAAGCAGGGTCACAAACAATACCTCTGTAGAGCGGTTACGACTGATAATACACCAGctaccaaaaaatgttttcaaatgcagTTGTTGCATCCTCCCTGATTCCTATTTAGTAACCCCTTAGAGATACTAAATAGCACCATGATACGAATACCATCCAGAAATGTCCTGACCTGATACTACATTGAATCAGCACTACTGAAGTCCAAGGGTTCTTTGAAATCTGACCTCCTCATTTTCCTGTGAAGTTCAGGGTGccaggtttttcatttttataattttgacaGCCTTCTTCATTATAATTTTAGGGACTTCTGTATATGGAATTTTTGTATGtggtaaaataaacatttaaagaatgttttattgtgcattGTTTTCATTCTTTCAGTTGGATTTTTCACATCATAGTAAATAATCAGTCAGGACAGTACATTCTTCTTTGCAACTTAATACAATGCATGTTTGAAGAGATCAGCTAACTAGTCACCGCTTTTAGTAACTTGTCAAACATCAAACTTAGAAGTTTAATGACACTAAGCAGGTGAAGTAATAACCTCCTACAATCAATTTAGTCATGTACATAGACAACAGAGTTcaatttttcccccttttttttaaatgtatgatgAATTTGCTGTAGGCtttagtcacacacacacatgcacagtttAGTCAGTgagtaattttaattataatttctcTGTGACATGGCACGTTGAGGGCTGCTGTGCTTTCGTCCAGATGTGTGATTCTATCTTGGGTTCCACAGGTAATGATAGAAACAATTAGTCTATTCTCATTGAGTTGCATTATGAGATGAGCACACTTGATCATGTTCACTAAAGTCTTAGGCAGACTCTGCCAAATTACTTGAGGTGTTcgagtgtatgtgtatgtaattacatctgtagtTAACTTTTATAAGTACATTTCTATTTGTATTGTTGAACCATCCCTTAGACTAGTGGCGTAGCCCCTGAGGCATTTAACATTCTTCCAGACTTCAGTCACACCTTGGCCATTAAGGGACAATTTTTCTAGCCCTTTTAATTTTATGTCCCGTTTATGTCCTATTCTTGCCATTCcattaagtgtatttttaaaaaatgatggcAAAGCAAAGTGATACTTGTAgatttaaaaactaaagtagCCAGTAGGTGGTGGTAAGTCAcagaattaaatatgaatgccCAAAacttaaattctgtcatcatttactcacccttgagcaattccaaacctgtatgaatctCTATGTTCTTTCGagcacaaaggaagatattctgaagaggTTTTGTAAccgggctgttttggtcaccagtgacttccatagtaaaaaaaaaaaaaaatactatggaagtcaatggtgacccaaaacagcctgatctttcttcagaatatctaGAATACTAGATGGCGCAGATGGATTACATTTTGCTCATAAGAAATACATTCTCAGGTTTAACATTACTTTAAGTTGGGGTATAGCATTAAACGACAAAACTCAcaacattttgttcatgtaGTCCCGTTTGAGAACCACttccttacaccttaacccacaaCTAACCCACACCACCAGACCCGTCCCTGCCCATATCCCAATTCAGTGGGaaaaatagttttgtaataCAACATGAAAACACTGTACTTTTTTGATGTAATTACgtaggccacctaatataaagtggcacCTAATTTTGTATCACTCCTGTAGGGTTATTAGAATAAGTTGATGCTCTTGCaaactattttaattcaaaatttccaacttgtacattttaaataagtagtGGAATATTTGTCAAAAGCTTAGTGGTGGCGGTGTTTAGGTCACATGACAGTGgtgctttatttattgacaAACGTCCTATCAACTGCATTTAAGTTATATGATGATTAACAAAAGGGTGTAAGAATCAAACATGGATGCAGTGTACGTTCTGCAATAATCCCAAAGAGAATACAAAAGTTCTACTGGATTTTGCAGGGAACCAGAACTACTTGACTACTCCATgtctaaataaaagaaactgtGTTTCAACCGAATCATGttaggtttttttctttctgtaaatgCCCAGTCAGTAGGAAACCGCATggggtaacgctttattttaaggcgtcataatacagagtaattacccaATCAGGTACtcagtagtagccattgtacttaaaatgtatttatcatgtaactaagttatagAACAGCCTTTGTAACAGgaagctactgttacacatattaCATTCTTTTTACTGTAGTTCAATTGAGCATGTTTGGGTCTTTCTCCAGTTCAACCAACGATCTCAAATGCCGTTTCAAAGCAACAACCGCTCAATTTCACCCCACTAGACTTTTTTATTAGAGGGTTACGTGGCGTTGGCTAAGACCATTGACCAATGACCACTCAGGCTTTTTGTTTGAACTGTTCTCACGTAACATGTGGACGAGACGTCTGGAAGCATGCAAAGCAATGCCCTGGGGATCCTGACATTAACGTTAGCATGTAACCGTACCCTGCGAGCATCCACTCAACAACAGCGCTACCCACAGTATAAATGAGTTAAAGGCGGTTGTATTGTAAGGATGTTTAATTATATCTTTATGccacttttgtaaaataatcacCGGGATGTTACAACCTTTTTAAGTGTACTTATAACAGATCTGTGACTGTTGTGCTTCGCTctgtgattcattcattcaaaaaaaattcaataatcaCACATGATTTGACAAGTAGTTCATCTTCAACGATTTAAGTCTGATTTAAGTCAACACCAGAAGCTGCTACAGTACACATAGATGTTGTTtctgacacaaacaaacaaaaagagaaacggATACATATCAAGGCAtggttttaaatctaaaagcaTGATAATACGACTTTGCATGAAAACAGAATTGTCTCCTTAAGAACAAAAGGCACAATAAAAGGCCCTGAGGTAAAGAGGCCACCATggttttatgtcaaaaatacttcaaataccATGTTTCAATCCTTGAATTCAAGTGCTTGTCTTATAGCCATTCATCAATCTCTACTGCCAAGGCAAATCAGTCTTTTTGAGGCATTTACCCCAAaccattcacaaaaaaaaaattgtctaatAACTATAACAACTTAAGAAAAAGTGAGTGCATGACATGAACTGTTGCTCTGTATAGATTAGCTCTGATTAAATTAATCTTTACAATTTTGTGTACTTGAATGATACGGTTTAAAAATCAAGAGAAGTCAAAAATGAACTAGATTCATAACAagcttattaaattattcaaaaaggTGTTAATTAAAAGGACAATTGTCATTGTCTTTCACAACCACGGCCCAAACTCCTGCCATTTCTAAAACTACCACTAAACAACCGACTGTCTTTAGGTCCAGATCCTGAAGGTCTAAAAAGCTGTcgataattacaaatatttcaagAGAGATGTCTTTAGGCGTAGAAGACAGTCAGCAGCTAAAATCAAACAAGCCATTAAAATGGGTGAATAAATCATTCTTTCTCAATTACAATGACCTTTTTGTCCCAAGAAGTATACTTTTAAGCGTTCCCTTTTCTGCCCCTCTCTATTCTTCCCTATTACAGTACAAATGTgcaacaagcaaaaaaaagtaagacGATAAACAGctcaaattaaaatctaaattagaaaacaaatgGACGTACTGTATTATTTGGTCTGTAGAGAACAAAAAGTCAAAGTAAAAACAGTCAGTTTAATGTAGCCCTGTATTTAGATTTGGCACTTTTCCTTTCTGCAGATAGAGAATTGCACTGGAATAAGTGAAACCAGAGAATAAGGGTGAGAAGAGAGGAGCTGTGGAGAGGGTATGAAAAAATACACTGTACAGCTGAACCAATAAATTAGCTACTCCTGATGTGGCAGCTATGGTGTCACATCAAGATGCGGATGAGAAACAAAAGAGATGACACGAAAAGTCCTGAGGGTGTGTAAGTTGAGTGAAATCCATGGGCACAACGACGGAAGGCTCAGATAATGGCATTAGTGCCACGAAGGCCGACCCCACGGGCAAACTGCTCCAGCAGGCCTGAGATGGCACCAGAAGGGCTTGGAGCCGATGACTTGAGTCCCACTGTAGAGCTGTAGGCTGCAAGGAACAGCTCCCTCACCGCCTCCAACCTCACTTGCCTTTCAGGTACAAATGTGCACctacaaagaaaagagaacaaaaatgtTGCTTGGGCACTTTTCCATTGGGAACGGCTAATTTCAAACTTCTGCTTGGGCATGGGCCATGGATGTCCACTGACGGCAACATGGACAACATAATCTAAAAACATTCTTCAGCCTTAAtgtcatacatttaaaaaatatagattttatttgttctgGTGAATGCGGCACATTCCTTTAGGGATAATCATGACTAATCAACATTCATACTCGTACTCATCATACTCATTCGGTCTCGGTTTTATTGTCAGATTACAAGAATACAACAGGAAAGCGGTGAATGAGTTCGGATGGGGTCGGAGCATGTATGAGACTCACATTCGTCCGCTGGGACCCTCATCCTGGAAGCTGAATGGAAGAGGAGACTCTGAGGGCACTGGGGGAAGATCGTGGATGCTCCCACATCCTGACACAATTTGCCAACTGCCATAATCTGTGGACAGCGAGGAGCCTGACCGAGCATATTCAACCACTGGCCTGAGATTCCGAAAgagacataaaacattaaaaacatgattgataaacacacaaaaccacTACAAAATGAACTTCCTAAGTACTCGCCTCCTTCCTGGTACAGCTAACGGGGTGCTTCCCGTCCGAGTAACATTTTGATCTGAGTGGTTGGATGAAGAAGAGCTCGAGGACTTAAAGGACCCCAGAGGACTGGCCTCCGTCATTAAATTCGGTGTTCGCTCCTCCGACGTGATTGGTCGGTTCCAGTGCACAGAATGAGCAGACAATGGTATGCCTTTCCTCCTTTGATAAACACTACATACGTCAACATCATTTAAAACGGCAACCATACAAAACAATCCATAAAACTGTGAACAAGAGAGTGAAATTAACGACAGGGACACTTTCTGTGGCTAAGGACAGGTTGCAAGTGTCTTAAGACTGGCCAGTGTGCACGAGATCCATTCGTGACCTCCATCTCCATCTGGCTACCTGACTGATTCAGACAGTAACAGGACATAGAGTGATATTATAGGTGCTTGTAAGCCTCACCCATTAGAAGCCTGTGGTCCAGTGGTGATCAGGTCTGCAGCTTCTGCTTGTAGACTGGAGGGAGCAGATGTATCTTCTGTGATGAGAGAGAAATCACTACTCAAACTTGTTACACTACCCCGATCTCTGGGCTctgagagagaaggagagaaagaaagaaagaaagaaagaaaggtctGCTTTACTACTGTAGTCAGAATAAATCACTGAATcccttattttaatttagaagaTAAAACGTACTTAACTGGCAGAGGTCATCGACTGTGAAGTCAGCATCTTTAAATTGAGaattttttcttctattaaagtaaaaaaaaacaaaaaacagacattaaTACAGTTACAGGCTGCAAACATTTGGGTCACTGAGAAATTTAGCATATATGATTTTTGTGCCCTATTTGCAAATctcaaacataacatttttagtaAAAACTTTATGTTTTAGGGTTATTAGGCCATGCTTATATCGACTGATGGTCCAGCAGAAGTCCCACCGAATTCAAAGTTCAACATATCTTTGATGATTATTGACCCTTGGACACCAAAACTTTGGCAAAAATCCAATGACTAGTTTGTAAAAATGAACTGATTGCCTCGGGAAACATTTTTCTTGGTGTGAGAAGCTTGTAATCGAGATGTACATTGACAAAAGTtagtatttcaaataatataagGCTGTTGAGTCTGAGACAAACACTTAAATGTTACACAACAAAATGCTTTGTTGCCAAATTGTGAATTACTGATCTAATGCTCAAAAGAATAttgagttttaaaataaatgttgaggtttaaaaaaaaacaaaaaaaaaaactagaaacatTTGGTAAAAGTACTGCATGAAATGTTTAATAGTTaattaaagatgaaataaaatgctaaatttaaaaaaaaggctgcAGGTTATTATTGCTGAATATAAGTAGAATATAACAGTGGGCatcatttgtttctgtttacaGCAAAGAATAAGAGATCATCTTATAATTTTAGAACTAGTAAGTTACGAGAAAAAGTTCAtattgcttcatatttttatctttatgcTTACACATTTCAGAACAGAGGTGAGAAGTGGCCTGTGGTAAAAATGATGGATGATTGCaccatttataaagaaaaataaatacaatctcTTAAGTCAGATAGCTtacctttgtttttttatgactgaAAATGTGTCACAAACAATATGCTTCAGAAAATtgaagcagaaaaagaaaatctaggagagaaaatatcaaaaatcaaatttaatttatataacgGACACATGAACAATCTGTCTGGGaggtgtacaaataaaaaaaaaaaaacattctttgcataggtattaaatatatgaagtCTCACCTCCTCCCCCTTAGAGAGCCGATCAGGCAGCATGTGACTAGAAAaggacaaaattaaaaatttatttgttgTATATCTAATAATGGCAGAGCATCACTTTCTGcagacatatttttattttttgtccttCAGACTACCTTTAGCAAATGTATTTACGTTATAAAACAAGATCTGAAAGACTCAGCAGATATGTTTTGTGCTTATTACTTATAGCTCAAAAACTGCTAATCAAAATTAATCAAGGCGctcaaatcaatcaaaattaTTCTAAAGCTATAATGCTGTTAACAAAGTCACATGGAAGACTGCAGGTCACATACTTGGGCTTCATGCGCCAGTCAAAAAAGTGCGAAGAGAATGAGAATGTTCATGAATGTGAGAAAACAACCATTTTTAACATCggaccttttttatttttaatatagctACATTATTGTCTATGAATGTGTAAATGAAATAGAAACGAGACTAACCCAAAAAGAAACCAGTCATATGCGATAGTCAGGTAAAGGATCTCAGACGGCTCCAGACTGGCATGAATGGCACCGTCCTGTAAAAAGGAAGTGAACACAAAGAAAGGTAAAGAAAGGGAAGGGGAACGGAGACGAGGCGAGGATATTTAGCAACATGAGTGAATAAAGGTATAAAATGAGGACATATGTAATGAGAGACACAGGAATTAATACTTACCGCCCACAAAGAAAGTCTGAGCAGAGATACAAAGAGAGGTGTCCTGTCCCAGCCTGATATACAGTGCACCAGCAAACCGTTCTCATCTGTAGGTCACAACACAACAAACAGTTATCCTAGTGAAACGCTCTACAGGTTGTTGCAGACGTGTGTGAACGTGCAGTTACTTACCATCAGAGTTGATGATGTGTAGAAGCAGTTTCAGGTAGTTCTGAGTCTGCTGCACCAGGTCCCATGACTGAAAAAGATGAGGACAACAATTACAGAATAAGTCaggttaaattatatttaaacaggGCATCCAGGattctttacatttataagAGACGCTGAGTACCTGATATTCACTCCAGTTGATGTTGAGGTTTTTTGTAAAACAAGCAGGGATTGTTAAAGGAGCATCCACATAgtcctatacacacacatacaatcaGAAGTGATGGTCAGCGAAAGAACAGCCGTAGAGCGAAACCATTTCTTTTGagcattttttgtgtttgtgcaagGACCTGATTCCAGTTGAAGACGAGCCCTTCTGCTGTGTAATCTCTGTCTTTATATTCCCTGAAGAATTCACATCCTGAAAAGAAGCGCACGAGACAACTAATATTACAGCTACACTGTGATGATAACTGCCATTGAATAAGATATCAGCATAAAGAAGATCTTTACCTGGATAAGGCACAGAGAGTAGGGTGAAGTCAGCATAGCGTTGGGCCTTGTCCACCTTTTCTGAGGAAGTCACACTGGAGACAAAcacaaaattgcaaataaattaagAGATCAttgagaaacaaagaaaaatgataATCTCACTAGTACGAAGTTGTCCAGCATACGAGAGGCAGTCATTGCTGATGTCTTTAATAAGACACACAtgccaaaaagaaaaaggtgcACATCCAATTTGTGGCAGAAGTTATATTTTATGAGAAGTATCTGTTAGTCTCTTACATTTACaagaacataaatgaaaataacattGCTATGTTAAAAAATTATGACTGTCTGGTCTTAGATCCTGATATTGGCTCTGGATTTGAGTCAAAGAATGTATGACACATAATTTACTACATAATACATGACACATCGTTTACAAAAAAACCAGAGAATGGGACATCACTAACATCAATGGAACAAAGTTCACTCACTTGAGACCAAACTTGACCTTCTTATTCTCTACC
This window encodes:
- the mtmr14 gene encoding myotubularin-related protein 14 isoform X2, which encodes MASRSEEITDLIYVFSKSQYRAKEVTPSVERIEKRYLELFERDYKYSVIHNTNGDVCGHYPRKIVFLEYESSDNNKESFESTVQISRLQDLVNRSKMARCRGRFVCPVILYNGKHVCRSSTLAGWGELYGRTGYNYIFSGGSDDTFGDAEEVLEDDCAVRNNDSQLFDKVRGSDIKLLKYLSVRYICDLMVENKKVKFGLNVTSSEKVDKAQRYADFTLLSVPYPGCEFFREYKDRDYTAEGLVFNWNQDYVDAPLTIPACFTKNLNINWSEYQSWDLVQQTQNYLKLLLHIINSDDENGLLVHCISGWDRTPLFVSLLRLSLWADGAIHASLEPSEILYLTIAYDWFLFGHMLPDRLSKGEEIFFFCFNFLKHIVCDTFSVIKKQRRKNSQFKDADFTVDDLCQLKPRDRGSVTSLSSDFSLITEDTSAPSSLQAEAADLITTGPQASNGRKGIPLSAHSVHWNRPITSEERTPNLMTEASPLGSFKSSSSSSSNHSDQNVTRTGSTPLAVPGRRPVVEYARSGSSLSTDYGSWQIVSGCGSIHDLPPVPSESPLPFSFQDEGPSGRMCTFVPERQVRLEAVRELFLAAYSSTVGLKSSAPSPSGAISGLLEQFARGVGLRGTNAII
- the mtmr14 gene encoding myotubularin-related protein 14 isoform X1; amino-acid sequence: MASRSEEITDLIYVFSKSQYRAKEVTPSVERIEKRYLELFERDYKYSVIHNTNGDVCGHYPRKIVFLEYESSDNNKESFESTVQISRLQDLVNRSKMARCRGRFVCPVILYNGKHVCRSSTLAGWGELYGRTGYNYIFSGGSDDTFGDAEEVLEDDCAVRNNDSQLFDKVRGSDIKLLKYLSVRYICDLMVENKKVKFGLNVTSSEKVDKAQRYADFTLLSVPYPGCEFFREYKDRDYTAEGLVFNWNQDYVDAPLTIPACFTKNLNINWSEYQSWDLVQQTQNYLKLLLHIINSDDENGLLVHCISGWDRTPLFVSLLRLSLWADGAIHASLEPSEILYLTIAYDWFLFGHMLPDRLSKGEEIFFFCFNFLKHIVCDTFSVIKKQRRKNSQFKDADFTVDDLCQLKPRDRGSVTSLSSDFSLITEDTSAPSSLQAEAADLITTGPQASNGVYQRRKGIPLSAHSVHWNRPITSEERTPNLMTEASPLGSFKSSSSSSSNHSDQNVTRTGSTPLAVPGRRPVVEYARSGSSLSTDYGSWQIVSGCGSIHDLPPVPSESPLPFSFQDEGPSGRMCTFVPERQVRLEAVRELFLAAYSSTVGLKSSAPSPSGAISGLLEQFARGVGLRGTNAII